The Haemorhous mexicanus isolate bHaeMex1 chromosome 5, bHaeMex1.pri, whole genome shotgun sequence genome contains a region encoding:
- the SYPL1 gene encoding synaptophysin-like protein 1 — protein MVGLRMDISMLLEPLGFVKVLEWVFAIFVFATCGGFRGETALLVSCEGVVNKTVTAAFTYPFRLNTVVFSAPDPKGCGGTWTDVYLMGDFSSSAHFFVTLAALVFLYCVTALVVYIGYNHVYQQNNKFPLTDLAISVLIAFLWLVSTFVWAKALADIKVATGASIVPGIESCKAPGTTCHFLSVTSMGILNVSVVFGLLNMILWAGNVWLVYKDTNLHSQWNRISESPTERV, from the exons ATGGTGGGCTTGAGGATGGACATCAGCATGCTCCTGGAGCCTCTGGGCTTTGTGAAGGTCCTTGAATGG GTTTTTGCCATCTTTGTTTTTGCCACATGTGGAGGCTTTCGAGGTGAAACTGCTCTTCTAGTTTCCTGTGAAGGTGTGGTAAACAAAACAGTTACAGCTGCTTTTACTTATCCATTCAG GTTGAATACTGTTGTATTTAGTGCACCAGACCCAAAAGGCTGTGGTGGTACTTGGACTGATGTCTACCTCATGGGTGacttctcctcctctgcacaCTTCTTTGTTACCCTGGCAGCATTGGTGTTCCTCTACTGTGTTACTGCCCTTGTGGTGTATATTGGATATAACCATGTGTATCAGCAAAATAACAAGTTTCCACTAACT GACTTGGCAATCAGTGTCTTGATAGCCTTCCTGTGGCTGGTCAGTACGTTTGTTTGGGCAAAGGCGCTTGCTGACATCAAGGTGGCCACAGGAGCCAGCATTGTTCCAGGAATTGAATCTTGCAAAGCACCAGGAACAActtgccattttctttctgtgaccAGCATGGGAATTCTGAATGTGTCTGTG GTGTTTGGCTTGCTTAATATGATTTTATGGGCAGGAAATGTTTGGCTTGTATACAAGGACACCAACTTACACAGCCAATGGAACAGAATTTCTGAAAGTCCAACTGAAAGGGTATAA